GGCATAAAACAGCAGTGCCCCCGAGGTCCTCTTGCGCGGTCGCCCGAGCAGCCCGGCATAAAACACCCGGTCAGGGCCGTAGAGCATGAACCGTTCCGAGCACGGCTTGCCGCCACTCATGCACGTCCTCCCATCTGCTGTCTTTTTGTTATCCGTCGACTATAGGCTTTCCGCGCGCCCCTGCCAGTCCGGCGAACGGCCGCGGCACGACCGTCTGGATGTGACCAGCGATCATCCAGTTTCAGATAGGTTTCCGGCGCATAGCTAATTTTATCAAATCAAGAACCAGAACCGCGCGCTGGGCCTTGATTTGGGCCTGGATCGAATGATCTATGGCGCGACCGGCGTTCGCACAGCAGTCCGCCGACCAGTCTTCCAGGAGGAATGCCGATGAAACGCCGCCACTTTATCGCCGCCACGGGGGCTGGCCTTGCCGCCACCGCGGTCGCCGCGCCCGCGCTTGCCCAGTCTGCTCCCGAGATCAAGTGGCGCATGACGTCCAGCTTCCCGAAGTCGCTCGACACCATCTATGGCGGTGCGGAGAACGTCGCCAAGCAGGTCGCCGAGATGACCGACAACAAGTTCCAGATCCAGGTTTTCGCCGCCGGCGAAATCGTCCCGGGTCTGCAGGCGGCCGATGCGGTGAGCAATGGCTCGGTCGAGTCCTGCCATACCTGTTCCTATTATTATGTCGGCAAGGATCCGACCTTTGCCATCGGCACCTCGGTGCCGTTCGGCCTGAACGCCCGCCAGCAGAACGCCTGGCTGTCCCAGGGCGGCGGCGCCGAGCTCTTCAACGAGTTCTACAAGAAGTATAATTTCCACGCGATCCAGACCGGCAATACCGGTGCCCAGATGGGCGGCTGGTTCCGCAAGGAAATCAAGTCGGTGGCCGATCTCAACGGCTTGAAGATGCGGATTGCCGGCATCACCGGCTCGGTGCTGCAGAAGCTCGGCGTCGTGCCGCAGCAGCTCGCCGGCGGCGACATCTATCCCGCCCTCGAGCGCGGCACGATCGACGGTGCCGAGTGGGTCGGTCCTTATGACGACGAGAAGCTCGGCTTCAACAAGGTCGCTCCGTTCTATTATTATCCCGGCTGGTGGGAAGGCGGCCCGGCGATCCACACCTTCATCAATCTGGAAAAGTGGAACGCCCTGCCGAAGAGCTATCAGGCCGCGCTGAACAATGCCTGCGCCAATGCCACGCTGATCATGCAGGGCAAATACGACCTGCAGAATCCGCAGGCCCTGCGCCGCCTGGTGGCCGCCGGCACCCAGCTGCGTCCGTTCCCGCAAGAGGTCATGGAAGCAAGCTTCAACGCCGCCAATGAGCTCTATGCCGAGATCGGCTCGAAGAACGCCGACTTCAAGAAGATCATCGATGCGATGACCGCCACCCGCAACGACCAGTACCTGTGGTGGCAGGTGGCCGAGTTCACCTATGACGCCTTCATGATCCGCCAGCGCGCGCGCCGCTGACCGGCACGGCCGCCGTCGTTCCGACGGCTCTCAGGTTGAGTTGACGACGGGCCGTATCTTCCGGGATACGGCCCGTTTTCGGTCTCGATCCAGCGTCGCGCCCGGCGAGGCGGGCGTTCGGGATGCCGGCGACCTGGGCCTCGGCCATCGCGCGCTTGCGGGCCGGCTGGTCCCCTCTTCCGGCCGATTTCAACCGGCCCGGCTCAAACCGCGGCGCCGGCGCAGGCCGGAGCGACGGCATTGATGGCGCGCGCCAGGCCGTCGCACACCCGCTCGATATCCTGATCGTTCAGCCGCCCGTGGAACGGCAAGGCCAAAGTCGTCGCGGAGACCCGCTCGGCGATTGGAAACTGGCCCGGCCGATAGCCGTAGTCCCGACGATAGAACGGTTGCAGATGGATCGGCGGAAAGTAGTTGCGCGTCGGAATTCCCTGGGCTGCCATATGCTGGGCGATGTCCTCGCGCGGCAAGCCATCGTCGAGGCGCACAACATAGACAAACCAACTCATTCGGGTGGTGCCGCCGCAGGGCATGATCGGGCGGACGCCGGGAATGCGCTTCAACGCTTCGTGGTATCGGGCAGCGACCGCGCTGCGTTGGCCGAGCAGCGATTCGACTCGCGAAAGCTGAGACACGCCGAGGCCAGCACTCATCTCGTCGAGGCGATAGTTGAAGCCGAGCCGGTCGTGGGTGAGCCAACCGCCCATCTCCGCACGACCCTGGTTGCGCAGGCTCCGCAGCGCCTTCGCCCATTCCGGATCGTCGGTCACGACGACACCACCCTCGCCTGTGGTCATCTGCTTGTTGGGATAGAAGGCAAACACCGCAGCCTGGCCGAAGGTCCCGACTTTTCGGCCCTTATATTCGGAGCCCAGGGCCTCACAGGCATCTTCGACCACGGTCACGGAGTGTCTGGTCGCGATCGCGTTCAACCGATCCATGTCGGCCGGCTGACCAAAGACATGGATGGGTAGGATCGCCCGGGTGCGGGCGGTGATCGCCGCTTCGACCAGGCGCGTGTCGATGTTGAGGCTTTCCTCGTCGATATCAACGAAGACGGGCTTGCCGCGTTCATAAAGGATGCAGTTGGCCGAAGCGACGAAACTGAACGGCGAGGTAATGACCTCGCCTCCATCGTCAACGCCGGCGAGCCGCATGCAGAGGTGGAGGCCGGCCGTTCCATTGGCGACCGCTACGGCGTGGCGAGCACCGACATAGTCGGCAATCAACGCCTCAAATTTCTCGAGATAAGGGCCGATACTCAATTGCCCGCTGCGCAGGATTTCGGTGACCAGCGCGATGTCGTCTTCATTGATGTCGGGACTGGACATCTGCAACGCCGCCGGCTGGGTGCGGTTCATGTCAGTCTCCGCGCGGGAATACCGGCAACCGTAGCACCGTCCGGCACGTCACGCGTAACCACGGCACCGGCTCCGACGATGGACCAGGAACCAATGCGCAAGCCGGGTAAGACCCTGCTGCCCAATCCGAGAAACGCCCCTTCGCCGATCGTGACATTGCCAGCAAGACAGCTGCCTGGGGCGATGTGCGCGTGTGGGCCGATCACACAGTCATGCTCCACGATCGCGCCGGTGTTGATGATGACGTTCATTCCGACGTCCGCGTAGGCATTGACGACAGCGCCCGCCATGATCGCCGTGCCATCCTTGACGCTTGCGCGATCGCTGACGGTGGCCCGCGGATGGATGGCGGATGTCAATCTCGCTCCTGCGGCGGTAACGCGCTGCACTGCTTTACGCCGCGCGTGATTATCGCCAATCGCGAAAATCAAGCGCTCGATGCCGTGCTGCGACCACGCGTCCATGCGGCCGATGACCCGGACTCCCGCAATGACGCGTCCGACCAGCTCTGCTTTATCATCGAGGAAGCCAGCAAGGTCGTCCTTGCCAAGCGTCAGGACCGTGTCAGCCACGACCTTGCCGTGCCCCCCAGCACCAACGATCGCAATTCTCAATGTCCCCTCGATGGTAGTTCCACGCGTGCGGAGCCGTAATGTTCCCGTGAGTCTCTGGTTTAGGTATGGAAAACCAATAGAATCTCCGCTTGTTCGATGCAAGCTGGTGCAAGGAGTCAACGGCGAGTTCTGGCCGGTTGCGATGGCTGCTCATGATCGGTAAAGTTGTGCGTCTGGCTGGATCAAGTTGACTTGGCACCAGTATCTCGCTAGGCGCGCTGCAGGATCAGGGGCCGCTCTTCGTCAAGCGCCAATGAATGCATCAGGTCGCAAGGTACGAGAGCCAGCGCGTGCGCATATCGCGGAGAGGCGAATGCGCGTTTGCCATATCCTTGCGACCACTGAAGGCGCCGTTTGGGCCTTCGAGCAGTTGCGCGACCTTCGGGACCGCTTCGGCTACGATGTGTCGGTCATCCTGAATGGCCGCAAGGGTAAGCTTGTTGACCGCTTCGAAGCCGCCGGTATCCGCGTGCTCGTCGCCGATTTTGAGTTCCTGAATTCATCGGATCTGCTTGCCCTGCCGATGAAGATATGGGCGCTCGCCGGGATATTGCGGCACGAGCGCTTCGATATCGTGCAGACGCATCTTTTCCATTCGATGGTTATCGGTCGCTTGGCCGCGTGGCTCGCCGACGTTCCGGTTCGCCTGTCGATGGTTGCCGGCCCGTTTCATCTGGAGGCCTACACGCCGCGCTGGATCGATGGATCGACGCAATGGATGGAAACGGCGCTGATTCCCTCCTGCGAATTCAGCCGCACGCTCTACAAGTCGATGGGCGTCCGCGATGCGAGGCTCAGGGTCATTTATTACGGACCCGATGACGCGAAATTCGATCCCCGGCACCACACGGCAGCAGAGCTGCGCAACGAATACGGGTGGTCGGCGGACACGCCTCTGATCGGCATGGTCGCATACTTCTATCCAGAACTCGGTGTGAACCGCTGGACGCCGCCGGCCGTGCAGGGGCGGTCCGTCAAATGCCAGGCAGACCTGATCAAGGCCATGCCAGCCATTCTTGAACAGGTTCCGGGCGCGAAGCTCGTTCTGGTTGGCTCGGGATGGGAGGAGGGTGGCCGCGCCTATCTCGCCAAGATGGAAGGGCTGGTTCAGAATCTCGGATTGACCGAGAGTGTGAAGTTCCTCGGATTCCGCGCCGATATTCCAGCCCTGTTGAAGAGCTTCGACGTCGCCGTGCAGGCATCCGCCAGTGAGAACCTCGGCGGGAGCATCGAAGGCCTCCTGATGGAGTGCCCCATGGTGGCGACCCGCTGCGGCGGTTTGGTCGACAGCGTGATCGACGGACAGACGGGCGTTCTGGTCGAACCCGGCGACCCCGCCGACCTTGCCCGCGGCATTCTCGAACTGCTGCGCAAGCCAGAGGCGGCGCGTTCGCTCGGCCGCAACGGCCGGCAGCTGATGCTGGAAAAATTCACGCTCCGCAGGACGGTCGAAGATGAGCACGCGTTGTATCAGTCTTTGGCCAGGTCCGCGCGGCCTGGCTACCGGCTGCATCGCAGCGTCTGGCGCGCCTTTCTCGGCGCGCTTGTTTGTCTGTATCTTGCCTTCCGATACTGGTTCGTCGACCTGCGGCTCTTGCCTGCGCTCGATGCGGGATGGCGGCCTTGGCAATTCCGACGGTTGCGTCGCGCAGCGGCGAGATTGAAGATTGGCATTGCGCGCCGTCTTGCTCCTGCGCGCACCGTCGGGCAGATCGCGGTCCCGATAGAGACAGCCAAATCGCGCTCGGCCAATGAACAGTTCCGATCGGCCGAGGTCGCGCCGGTGGACCCCTTTGCGGGCATGAGAGTTGCTGCCCGCATGAGGCTCTACCGGCTCTACGCGTTCATTGGGCGCCGAAAGCTGGGGTGGGGATTGCGCCGTCGCGCCAAAGAGGTCGCAAAGGCCATCTTCCGCAGATAAGCGAGCAGCCGGTCCTGTCGGGTCGCGGCGGCGTTCGCGCGGGGCTTAATGGTACAGCCGGCTGGTTTCGAACCAGCTACCTCCAGAGCCACAATCTGGCGCTCTACCAAGTGAGCTACGGCTGCCCATGCGGGCGTGACGCGACGCCCGATCAACGCGGACCCTAGTAGTCTGAAGGGCCGGCCTTGGCAAGACGGCCAAGTGTGACGAAAATCACGGAATATCGGTTTTCCCGAATCGAGTTGAAAATCCGGGTCGAAAAAAACCCGGGCGCGAAGCCCGGGCTTGGAGGCTTGACCACGTGCTGCATGACGCGGTCTTGGGAGCAGCGCGGCGCCCGCCGGCAGGCAGGCGCGCCTTGAGAATTACTTGGTCGCGGTCTTGAAGGCCTTCTCGACCTTCTCCTTGACCGGCTCGACGGTGTCGGTGGCAACCTTCTGGGCGATCGCCGAGAGATCCTTGGCCTGGCCCTGGAACGTCTCGAACTGTTTGCGCAGATAGGCCGACTGGAGCTCGATGACCTCGGCAAGCGTCTTCACGCCCATCAGGTCGCGGGCATGATCGAACCCGGCGTTGAGGTTGGCGCGGGCGGCTTCCAGTGCCTTCAGATTGAAGTCCTTCACCCCGGTCGAAGCGGTGGCGTAGGTGTCTTCGAGAAGGTCGGTGGTCTCTTCGGCTGCGGCCTTCAGCTTGGCATAGCCGTCCTTCATCTGGACGACGACCTTGTCGGCGGTCTCGCGCAGCGCGGCCGGGACTTCGATTTTGGACAGGTCGAAAGCGGCGGCGTCGAATTTCGGCATTTCGAACTTGGTCAGGTCGAAGGCCGGGAACGGCGAGGCCGGAACGGTGGTCTCGGTCTTGGTGGTTTTGGCTGCCTGGCTCATGTCGCATTTCCTCTCGGGGAACCGAACATCGAGGCTCCGCGAAGCCTTCCCCCTAGATGAGGCTTCCCCGGGCGAACCGACCCGCAGTTAGACTGCTTGGAGATCGGCGTTGGCCATTCGATAGCCCATTTCATTGTGCAACGCAACATATTCTGCAATGCACAAGACAAAGTCGTTCATTCGGGCACCCGGCCCGCCGCCGATCAGCCTTCTGCCCGTTGGGCTCAAGCCTTGCCGTTGCTGGGTTTTTTCGCGGCCGCGCCGGTCAGCGTCGCACCCAGCTCCTTGGCCTGCGCCTGCATGGCCTGCATCTGGCTCTGGAGGAATTCGGCCTGGATCTGCATCACCTCGACCATATCGGTCGCGCGGACCAGCTTCTGGGCGAAAGCGAAACTTGCCGCCACGTTGGTCTCGGCGATCTCGATGGCCTTGCGGCTGACGTCGCGGGCGCCCGATTGGACGGTCTCGCCGGAGCCTTCCATGGCGGTGACGGTGCGGTGGGCGGCGCCGACGAAGCCATCGAAGGCCTTGCGCGCCTGTTCGACGCTCTTGTCGGCGAACTCGCGCATTTCCAGCGGAATCTCGTAGGCGACCGGTGCCTTGGCGACCATGCGACCCTCCCCGACTCAGCCTGCAGACAGACGCCCCGGCCGAATCATTGCCCAGATCCGGGCAAAGCGGAAGCGGGCCGGTCCTGAGAGTACACAGCGGCGGCGATTGCGGATGCAGCGGCGGCGCCTACATTAACCCTAACGAAGGGTTGAGGACCTGGAATGGCGGGCTGGCGTGGACGGGCGGCGTCGGTTCCGACACTATCTGTCAAGACTTCGTTCATCATGTTGGTGGCGCGACCGCGCGCTGCCTTTGGGGGATCGCCCGGATGACATCCCTGTCGCCCGATGTGTCGACGGTGCTCGCCAACCCGGCGATCTCCGGCCTCATCGCCGAAGCCGGTCCGTGGTGGCTGTGGTCGGCCGATGCGGCGCGGCTGGTCGCCACCAACGGTGCCGGCGCGCGTGCCATGGGCCTGGCCGGCATCGCCACGGCGACCGAACGAAGCTATGCCGCGAGCCATCCGCTGGCCGGCCAGATCGCCCGGCTGGCGCCGAACCTGCCGGCCGACGGCGCGCCGCGCCTGGAACGGCTGCGCCTGTTCGGCCGTTTCGGCTCGGAAAATGCCCTTGCCCAGGCGCGCCTGGTCCGTGCCGGCGAGACGGCCATGGTCGTCGTCACGCTGGTGGCGCCGGCCAAGGGGACGCCGCGCGCCGCCGCCCTGTCCTTCATCCAGGATCTGTCGGCTCCAGCCGCCTTGTTCGACAGCCAGGGCGCGCCGCTCGGCGTCAGCGCGGTTGCCCGG
This portion of the Phreatobacter stygius genome encodes:
- a CDS encoding DegT/DnrJ/EryC1/StrS family aminotransferase, translated to MNRTQPAALQMSSPDINEDDIALVTEILRSGQLSIGPYLEKFEALIADYVGARHAVAVANGTAGLHLCMRLAGVDDGGEVITSPFSFVASANCILYERGKPVFVDIDEESLNIDTRLVEAAITARTRAILPIHVFGQPADMDRLNAIATRHSVTVVEDACEALGSEYKGRKVGTFGQAAVFAFYPNKQMTTGEGGVVVTDDPEWAKALRSLRNQGRAEMGGWLTHDRLGFNYRLDEMSAGLGVSQLSRVESLLGQRSAVAARYHEALKRIPGVRPIMPCGGTTRMSWFVYVVRLDDGLPREDIAQHMAAQGIPTRNYFPPIHLQPFYRRDYGYRPGQFPIAERVSATTLALPFHGRLNDQDIERVCDGLARAINAVAPACAGAAV
- a CDS encoding TRAP transporter substrate-binding protein — protein: MKRRHFIAATGAGLAATAVAAPALAQSAPEIKWRMTSSFPKSLDTIYGGAENVAKQVAEMTDNKFQIQVFAAGEIVPGLQAADAVSNGSVESCHTCSYYYVGKDPTFAIGTSVPFGLNARQQNAWLSQGGGAELFNEFYKKYNFHAIQTGNTGAQMGGWFRKEIKSVADLNGLKMRIAGITGSVLQKLGVVPQQLAGGDIYPALERGTIDGAEWVGPYDDEKLGFNKVAPFYYYPGWWEGGPAIHTFINLEKWNALPKSYQAALNNACANATLIMQGKYDLQNPQALRRLVAAGTQLRPFPQEVMEASFNAANELYAEIGSKNADFKKIIDAMTATRNDQYLWWQVAEFTYDAFMIRQRARR
- a CDS encoding glycosyltransferase; the encoded protein is MRVCHILATTEGAVWAFEQLRDLRDRFGYDVSVILNGRKGKLVDRFEAAGIRVLVADFEFLNSSDLLALPMKIWALAGILRHERFDIVQTHLFHSMVIGRLAAWLADVPVRLSMVAGPFHLEAYTPRWIDGSTQWMETALIPSCEFSRTLYKSMGVRDARLRVIYYGPDDAKFDPRHHTAAELRNEYGWSADTPLIGMVAYFYPELGVNRWTPPAVQGRSVKCQADLIKAMPAILEQVPGAKLVLVGSGWEEGGRAYLAKMEGLVQNLGLTESVKFLGFRADIPALLKSFDVAVQASASENLGGSIEGLLMECPMVATRCGGLVDSVIDGQTGVLVEPGDPADLARGILELLRKPEAARSLGRNGRQLMLEKFTLRRTVEDEHALYQSLARSARPGYRLHRSVWRAFLGALVCLYLAFRYWFVDLRLLPALDAGWRPWQFRRLRRAAARLKIGIARRLAPARTVGQIAVPIETAKSRSANEQFRSAEVAPVDPFAGMRVAARMRLYRLYAFIGRRKLGWGLRRRAKEVAKAIFRR
- a CDS encoding phasin; this translates as MSQAAKTTKTETTVPASPFPAFDLTKFEMPKFDAAAFDLSKIEVPAALRETADKVVVQMKDGYAKLKAAAEETTDLLEDTYATASTGVKDFNLKALEAARANLNAGFDHARDLMGVKTLAEVIELQSAYLRKQFETFQGQAKDLSAIAQKVATDTVEPVKEKVEKAFKTATK
- a CDS encoding acetyltransferase, with product MTPCTSLHRTSGDSIGFPYLNQRLTGTLRLRTRGTTIEGTLRIAIVGAGGHGKVVADTVLTLGKDDLAGFLDDKAELVGRVIAGVRVIGRMDAWSQHGIERLIFAIGDNHARRKAVQRVTAAGARLTSAIHPRATVSDRASVKDGTAIMAGAVVNAYADVGMNVIINTGAIVEHDCVIGPHAHIAPGSCLAGNVTIGEGAFLGLGSRVLPGLRIGSWSIVGAGAVVTRDVPDGATVAGIPARRLT
- a CDS encoding phasin, with translation MVAKAPVAYEIPLEMREFADKSVEQARKAFDGFVGAAHRTVTAMEGSGETVQSGARDVSRKAIEIAETNVAASFAFAQKLVRATDMVEVMQIQAEFLQSQMQAMQAQAKELGATLTGAAAKKPSNGKA